The following coding sequences are from one Macaca mulatta isolate MMU2019108-1 chromosome 7, T2T-MMU8v2.0, whole genome shotgun sequence window:
- the WDR20 gene encoding WD repeat-containing protein 20 isoform X14 — MYLYNVEHTCGTTAPHYQLLKQGESFAVHTCKSKSTRNPLLKWTVGEGALNEFAFSPDGKFLACVSQDGFLRVFNFDSVELHGTMKSYFGGLLCVCWSPDGKYIVTGGEDDLVTVWSFVDCRVIARGHGHKSWVSVVAFDPYTTSVEEGDPMEFSGSDEDFQDLLHFGRDRANSTQSRLSKRNSTDSRPVSVTYRFGSVGQDTQLCLWDLTEDILFPHQPLSRARTHTNVMNATSPPAGSNGNSVTTPGNSVPPPLPRSNSLPHSAVSNAGSKSSVMDGAIASGVSKFATLSLHDRKERHHEKDHKRNHSMGHISSKSSDKLNLVTKTKTDPAKTLGTPLCPRMEDVPLLEPLICKKIAHERLTVLIFLEDCIVTACQEGFICTWGRPGKVPAEHFCRQEDRMQGVLQDQN; from the exons ATGTACTTATATAATGTGGAGCACACTTGTGGCACCACAGCCCCCCACTACCAGCTTCTGAAGCAGGGAGAGAGCTTTGCCGTGCACACTTGCAAGAGCAAATCCACGAGGAACCCTCTCCTTAAGTGGACGGTGGGCGAGGGGGCCCTCAACGAGTTTGCTTTCTCCCCAGATGGCAAGTTCTTAGCGTGCGTGAGCCAGGATGGGTTTCTGCGGGTGTTCAACTTTGACTCAGTGGAGCTGCATGGTACGATGAAAAGCTACTTTGGGGGCTTGCTGTGTGTGTGCTGGAGCCCGGATGGCAAGTACATCGTGACAGGTGGCGAGGACGACTTGGTGACAGTCTGGTCCTTTGTAGACTGCCGAGTAATAGCCAGAGGCCACGGGCACAAGTCCTGGGTCAGTGTCGTAGCATTTGACCCTTATACCACTAGTGTAGAAGAAGGTGACCCTATGGAGTTTAGTGGCAGCGACGAGGACTTCCAAGACCTTCTTCATTTTGGCAGAGATCGAGCAAATAGTACACAGTCCCGGCTCTCCAAACGGAACTCTACAGACAGCCGCCCCGTAAGTGTCACGTATCGGTTTGGTTCCGTGGGCCAGGACACACAGCTCTGTTTATGGGACCTTACAGAAGATATCCTTTTCCCTCACCAACCCCTCTCAAGAGCAAGGACACACACAAATGTCATGAATGCCACGAGTCCTCCTGCTGGAAGCAATGGGAACAGTGTTACAACGCCCGGGAACTCTGTGCCACCCCCTCTGCCACGGTCCAACAGCCTTCCACATTCAGCAGTCTCAAATGCTGGCAGCAAAAGCAGTGTCATGGACGGGGCCATTGCTTCTGGGGTCAGCAAATTTGCAACACTTTCACTACATGACCGGAAGGAGAGGCACCACGAGAAAGATCACAAGCGAAATCATAGCATGGGACACATTTCTAGCAAGAGCAGTGACAAACTGAATCTAGTTACCAAAACCAAAACGGACCCTGCTAAAACTTTGGGAACGCCCCTGTGTCCTCGAATGGAAGACGTTCCCTTGTTAGAGCCGCTGATATGTAAAAAGATAGCACATGAAAGACTGACTGTACTAATATTTCTTGAAGACTGTATAGTCACTGCTTGTCAGGAGGGATTTATTTGCACATGGGGAAGGCCTGGTAAAGTG CCGGCAGAGCACTTCTGCAGGCAGGAGGACAGGATGCAAGGTGTTCTCCAAGACCAGAACTAA
- the WDR20 gene encoding WD repeat-containing protein 20 isoform X15 codes for MYLYNVEHTCGTTAPHYQLLKQGESFAVHTCKSKSTRNPLLKWTVGEGALNEFAFSPDGKFLACVSQDGFLRVFNFDSVELHGTMKSYFGGLLCVCWSPDGKYIVTGGEDDLVTVWSFVDCRVIARGHGHKSWVSVVAFDPYTTSVEEGDPMEFSGSDEDFQDLLHFGRDRANSTQSRLSKRNSTDSRPVSVTYRFGSVGQDTQLCLWDLTEDILFPHQPLSRARTHTNVMNATSPPAGSNGNSVTTPGNSVPPPLPRSNSLPHSAVSNAGSKSSVMDGAIASGVSKFATLSLHDRKERHHEKDHKRNHSMGHISSKSSDKLNLVTKTKTDPAKTLGTPLCPRMEDVPLLEPLICKKIAHERLTVLIFLEDCIVTACQEGFICTWGRPGKVGSLSSPSQASSPGGTVV; via the coding sequence ATGTACTTATATAATGTGGAGCACACTTGTGGCACCACAGCCCCCCACTACCAGCTTCTGAAGCAGGGAGAGAGCTTTGCCGTGCACACTTGCAAGAGCAAATCCACGAGGAACCCTCTCCTTAAGTGGACGGTGGGCGAGGGGGCCCTCAACGAGTTTGCTTTCTCCCCAGATGGCAAGTTCTTAGCGTGCGTGAGCCAGGATGGGTTTCTGCGGGTGTTCAACTTTGACTCAGTGGAGCTGCATGGTACGATGAAAAGCTACTTTGGGGGCTTGCTGTGTGTGTGCTGGAGCCCGGATGGCAAGTACATCGTGACAGGTGGCGAGGACGACTTGGTGACAGTCTGGTCCTTTGTAGACTGCCGAGTAATAGCCAGAGGCCACGGGCACAAGTCCTGGGTCAGTGTCGTAGCATTTGACCCTTATACCACTAGTGTAGAAGAAGGTGACCCTATGGAGTTTAGTGGCAGCGACGAGGACTTCCAAGACCTTCTTCATTTTGGCAGAGATCGAGCAAATAGTACACAGTCCCGGCTCTCCAAACGGAACTCTACAGACAGCCGCCCCGTAAGTGTCACGTATCGGTTTGGTTCCGTGGGCCAGGACACACAGCTCTGTTTATGGGACCTTACAGAAGATATCCTTTTCCCTCACCAACCCCTCTCAAGAGCAAGGACACACACAAATGTCATGAATGCCACGAGTCCTCCTGCTGGAAGCAATGGGAACAGTGTTACAACGCCCGGGAACTCTGTGCCACCCCCTCTGCCACGGTCCAACAGCCTTCCACATTCAGCAGTCTCAAATGCTGGCAGCAAAAGCAGTGTCATGGACGGGGCCATTGCTTCTGGGGTCAGCAAATTTGCAACACTTTCACTACATGACCGGAAGGAGAGGCACCACGAGAAAGATCACAAGCGAAATCATAGCATGGGACACATTTCTAGCAAGAGCAGTGACAAACTGAATCTAGTTACCAAAACCAAAACGGACCCTGCTAAAACTTTGGGAACGCCCCTGTGTCCTCGAATGGAAGACGTTCCCTTGTTAGAGCCGCTGATATGTAAAAAGATAGCACATGAAAGACTGACTGTACTAATATTTCTTGAAGACTGTATAGTCACTGCTTGTCAGGAGGGATTTATTTGCACATGGGGAAGGCCTGGTAAAGTG
- the WDR20 gene encoding WD repeat-containing protein 20 isoform X13 yields MRNMTFLPSGKDKRLIDKSRVTCVKWVPGSESLFLVAHSSGNMYLYNVEHTCGTTAPHYQLLKQGESFAVHTCKSKSTRNPLLKWTVGEGALNEFAFSPDGKFLACVSQDGFLRVFNFDSVELHGTMKSYFGGLLCVCWSPDGKYIVTGGEDDLVTVWSFVDCRVIARGHGHKSWVSVVAFDPYTTSVEEGDPMEFSGSDEDFQDLLHFGRDRANSTQSRLSKRNSTDSRPVSVTYRFGSVGQDTQLCLWDLTEDILFPHQPLSRARTHTNVMNATSPPAGSNGNSVTTPGNSVPPPLPRSNSLPHSAVSNAGSKSSVMDGAIASGVSKFATLSLHDRKERHHEKDHKRNHSMGHISSKSSDKLNLVTKTKTDPAKTLGTPLCPRMEDVPLLEPLICKKIAHERLTVLIFLEDCIVTACQEGFICTWGRPGKVVSFNP; encoded by the coding sequence AGACTAATAGACAAGTCACGAGTTACCTGTGTCAAATGGGTTCCCGGTTCGGAAAGCCTTTTCCTAGTAGCCCACTCGAGTGGGAACATGTACTTATATAATGTGGAGCACACTTGTGGCACCACAGCCCCCCACTACCAGCTTCTGAAGCAGGGAGAGAGCTTTGCCGTGCACACTTGCAAGAGCAAATCCACGAGGAACCCTCTCCTTAAGTGGACGGTGGGCGAGGGGGCCCTCAACGAGTTTGCTTTCTCCCCAGATGGCAAGTTCTTAGCGTGCGTGAGCCAGGATGGGTTTCTGCGGGTGTTCAACTTTGACTCAGTGGAGCTGCATGGTACGATGAAAAGCTACTTTGGGGGCTTGCTGTGTGTGTGCTGGAGCCCGGATGGCAAGTACATCGTGACAGGTGGCGAGGACGACTTGGTGACAGTCTGGTCCTTTGTAGACTGCCGAGTAATAGCCAGAGGCCACGGGCACAAGTCCTGGGTCAGTGTCGTAGCATTTGACCCTTATACCACTAGTGTAGAAGAAGGTGACCCTATGGAGTTTAGTGGCAGCGACGAGGACTTCCAAGACCTTCTTCATTTTGGCAGAGATCGAGCAAATAGTACACAGTCCCGGCTCTCCAAACGGAACTCTACAGACAGCCGCCCCGTAAGTGTCACGTATCGGTTTGGTTCCGTGGGCCAGGACACACAGCTCTGTTTATGGGACCTTACAGAAGATATCCTTTTCCCTCACCAACCCCTCTCAAGAGCAAGGACACACACAAATGTCATGAATGCCACGAGTCCTCCTGCTGGAAGCAATGGGAACAGTGTTACAACGCCCGGGAACTCTGTGCCACCCCCTCTGCCACGGTCCAACAGCCTTCCACATTCAGCAGTCTCAAATGCTGGCAGCAAAAGCAGTGTCATGGACGGGGCCATTGCTTCTGGGGTCAGCAAATTTGCAACACTTTCACTACATGACCGGAAGGAGAGGCACCACGAGAAAGATCACAAGCGAAATCATAGCATGGGACACATTTCTAGCAAGAGCAGTGACAAACTGAATCTAGTTACCAAAACCAAAACGGACCCTGCTAAAACTTTGGGAACGCCCCTGTGTCCTCGAATGGAAGACGTTCCCTTGTTAGAGCCGCTGATATGTAAAAAGATAGCACATGAAAGACTGACTGTACTAATATTTCTTGAAGACTGTATAGTCACTGCTTGTCAGGAGGGATTTATTTGCACATGGGGAAGGCCTGGTAAAGTGGTAAGTTTTAATCCTTAA
- the WDR20 gene encoding WD repeat-containing protein 20 isoform X16, with protein sequence MYLYNVEHTCGTTAPHYQLLKQGESFAVHTCKSKSTRNPLLKWTVGEGALNEFAFSPDGKFLACVSQDGFLRVFNFDSVELHGTMKSYFGGLLCVCWSPDGKYIVTGGEDDLVTVWSFVDCRVIARGHGHKSWVSVVAFDPYTTSVEEGDPMEFSGSDEDFQDLLHFGRDRANSTQSRLSKRNSTDSRPVSVTYRFGSVGQDTQLCLWDLTEDILFPHQPLSRARTHTNVMNATSPPAGSNGNSVTTPGNSVPPPLPRSNSLPHSAVSNAGSKSSVMDGAIASGVSKFATLSLHDRKERHHEKDHKRNHSMGHISSKSSDKLNLVTKTKTDPAKTLGTPLCPRMEDVPLLEPLICKKIAHERLTVLIFLEDCIVTACQEGFICTWGRPGKVVSFNP encoded by the coding sequence ATGTACTTATATAATGTGGAGCACACTTGTGGCACCACAGCCCCCCACTACCAGCTTCTGAAGCAGGGAGAGAGCTTTGCCGTGCACACTTGCAAGAGCAAATCCACGAGGAACCCTCTCCTTAAGTGGACGGTGGGCGAGGGGGCCCTCAACGAGTTTGCTTTCTCCCCAGATGGCAAGTTCTTAGCGTGCGTGAGCCAGGATGGGTTTCTGCGGGTGTTCAACTTTGACTCAGTGGAGCTGCATGGTACGATGAAAAGCTACTTTGGGGGCTTGCTGTGTGTGTGCTGGAGCCCGGATGGCAAGTACATCGTGACAGGTGGCGAGGACGACTTGGTGACAGTCTGGTCCTTTGTAGACTGCCGAGTAATAGCCAGAGGCCACGGGCACAAGTCCTGGGTCAGTGTCGTAGCATTTGACCCTTATACCACTAGTGTAGAAGAAGGTGACCCTATGGAGTTTAGTGGCAGCGACGAGGACTTCCAAGACCTTCTTCATTTTGGCAGAGATCGAGCAAATAGTACACAGTCCCGGCTCTCCAAACGGAACTCTACAGACAGCCGCCCCGTAAGTGTCACGTATCGGTTTGGTTCCGTGGGCCAGGACACACAGCTCTGTTTATGGGACCTTACAGAAGATATCCTTTTCCCTCACCAACCCCTCTCAAGAGCAAGGACACACACAAATGTCATGAATGCCACGAGTCCTCCTGCTGGAAGCAATGGGAACAGTGTTACAACGCCCGGGAACTCTGTGCCACCCCCTCTGCCACGGTCCAACAGCCTTCCACATTCAGCAGTCTCAAATGCTGGCAGCAAAAGCAGTGTCATGGACGGGGCCATTGCTTCTGGGGTCAGCAAATTTGCAACACTTTCACTACATGACCGGAAGGAGAGGCACCACGAGAAAGATCACAAGCGAAATCATAGCATGGGACACATTTCTAGCAAGAGCAGTGACAAACTGAATCTAGTTACCAAAACCAAAACGGACCCTGCTAAAACTTTGGGAACGCCCCTGTGTCCTCGAATGGAAGACGTTCCCTTGTTAGAGCCGCTGATATGTAAAAAGATAGCACATGAAAGACTGACTGTACTAATATTTCTTGAAGACTGTATAGTCACTGCTTGTCAGGAGGGATTTATTTGCACATGGGGAAGGCCTGGTAAAGTGGTAAGTTTTAATCCTTAA